The following are encoded in a window of Citrobacter freundii genomic DNA:
- a CDS encoding protein disulfide oxidoreductase, which translates to MLSKLRRWLREGLILLVLIAGAMLLMDAWRAPTLPTAFDSTPLQTLEGETVTLAALSQQEPVLLYFWASWCGVCRFTTPDVARLQREGENVMTIALRSGSEAEVSRWLSRKGVDFPVINDADGTLSRSWEVSVTPTLVVMSQGRVVSTTSGWTSYWGIKLRLWWAKTF; encoded by the coding sequence ATGCTCAGTAAACTGCGCCGCTGGCTGCGCGAAGGGCTCATCTTACTGGTGCTGATTGCGGGCGCGATGTTGCTGATGGATGCATGGCGAGCGCCCACGCTCCCCACCGCTTTTGACAGCACGCCATTGCAGACGCTGGAGGGTGAAACCGTTACCTTGGCGGCGCTCAGTCAACAAGAACCAGTGCTGCTCTATTTCTGGGCCAGCTGGTGTGGCGTTTGTCGCTTCACCACACCGGATGTTGCCCGGTTGCAGCGGGAAGGCGAGAACGTGATGACCATTGCGTTACGCTCCGGCAGTGAAGCGGAAGTGTCTCGCTGGCTGTCGCGCAAAGGCGTGGACTTCCCGGTCATCAATGACGCCGATGGCACGCTCTCCCGCAGTTGGGAGGTTAGCGTCACGCCGACACTGGTAGTGATGTCGCAAGGCCGCGTGGTCTCCACAACCAGCGGCTGGACCAGTTACTGGGGCATAAAATTGCGGCTGTGGTGGGCAAAAACGTTCTGA
- a CDS encoding copper resistance protein, protein MAKRQRMGWWFLCLACVVVMVCTAQRMAGLHALQMNTAAATVVASAQTEADDASPVTPCELSAKSLLASPPVLFEGAILVLCLLLSLLAPVRVFRLPFFPPRAISPPTLRVHLRFCVFRE, encoded by the coding sequence ATGGCAAAACGTCAACGGATGGGATGGTGGTTCCTGTGCCTGGCATGTGTTGTGGTGATGGTATGCACCGCGCAGCGCATGGCGGGTCTGCACGCGTTGCAGATGAACACCGCTGCCGCAACCGTTGTTGCCAGCGCGCAAACAGAGGCTGATGACGCCTCACCCGTGACCCCTTGCGAACTGAGTGCGAAGTCATTGCTGGCTTCGCCTCCGGTGCTGTTTGAAGGTGCCATTCTGGTGCTTTGCCTGCTTCTGTCGCTACTGGCGCCGGTGCGGGTTTTTCGTCTGCCGTTTTTCCCACCGCGAGCTATCTCGCCGCCCACTCTGCGGGTTCATCTCAGGTTTTGCGTCTTCCGTGAATGA
- a CDS encoding DsbA family protein: MKLLIVLLLSLFSAVSVAQEPAPFTPEQEKQIEALIQEALFNDPDSPRIGAKQAKLTLINFTDYNCPYCKQLDPMLEKIVQKYPDVAVVIKPLPFKGESSVLSARTALMTWREHPQQFQALHEKLMQKRGYHTAASIKQAQEKSAATPVTLDDKSMETLSTNLQLARLVGVRGTPATIIGDELIPGAVPWETLEAVVKEKLAAANAQ; this comes from the coding sequence ATGAAACTGTTGATTGTTCTGCTGTTGTCCCTGTTTTCTGCCGTCAGTGTGGCGCAAGAGCCCGCGCCGTTTACCCCGGAGCAGGAAAAGCAAATTGAAGCGTTAATTCAGGAAGCGCTGTTTAACGATCCTGACAGTCCGCGCATTGGCGCGAAGCAGGCAAAACTGACGCTGATTAACTTTACCGATTACAACTGCCCGTACTGCAAGCAGCTGGATCCGATGCTGGAAAAAATTGTGCAAAAGTACCCGGACGTAGCCGTAGTGATTAAACCGCTGCCGTTTAAAGGTGAAAGCTCGGTGCTGTCGGCGCGCACCGCACTGATGACCTGGCGTGAGCACCCGCAGCAGTTCCAGGCGTTACATGAAAAACTGATGCAGAAAAGAGGCTACCATACTGCTGCCAGTATTAAACAGGCACAGGAAAAATCGGCGGCAACCCCGGTAACATTGGATGATAAAAGTATGGAAACGCTGAGCACCAACCTGCAACTGGCGCGGCTGGTAGGTGTGCGCGGTACGCCTGCCACGATCATCGGCGATGAACTGATCCCAGGCGCCGTACCGTGGGAAACGCTGGAAGCCGTGGTCAAAGAAAAGCTGGCGGCGGCCAATGCTCAGTAA
- a CDS encoding protein-disulfide reductase DsbD domain-containing protein, whose amino-acid sequence MMTVFRQALLCLLLLWLPVSWAADIGWLRSAENDHASVRLRADTSAEGETRLLLDVKLEDGWKTYWRSPGEGGVAPSIAWKGAMPTVDWFWPTPARFEVANITTQGYHDRVTFPMVVRGTSPATLNGVLTLSTCSNVCLLTDYPFSVTPSVLDATFAHDYAQAMGQIPLASGLTDSLHAGARAGELVVEAQRKGGWSTPGLYLDTVDEADFGMPTMRVEGETLRATIPVHDSWGEGAPDLRGKSLTLVLADNGVAQESRLVIGDAPAAESAALPLWQVVLMALLGGLILNLMPCVLPVLGMKLGSILLVEEKSRRQVRRQFLASVAGIVVSFMALAALMTVLLMTNQALGWGIQFQSPWFIGVMVLVMLTFSASLFGLFEFRLPSKMTTTLATHGGNGLAGHFWQGAFATLLATPCSAPFLGTAVAVALTASLPTLWGLFLALGLGMSLPWLLVALRPGLALRLPRPGRWMTILRRLLGVMMLGSAIWLATLLLPHLGFTSQSAAKESVNWQPLSEQAITDALAQHKRVFIDVTADWCITCKVNKFNVLNKEDVQAALQQPDVVALRGDWTLPSEAITEFLKKRGQVAVPFNQIYGPGMPEGQALPTLLTRDAVLNMLVDAKGVTP is encoded by the coding sequence ATGATGACTGTTTTCAGGCAGGCGCTGCTCTGTCTGTTATTGCTATGGCTGCCCGTATCCTGGGCGGCTGATATCGGCTGGCTGCGCTCAGCCGAGAATGACCATGCCAGTGTGCGGCTGCGTGCCGATACGTCCGCCGAGGGGGAAACCAGGCTGCTGCTGGACGTCAAACTGGAGGATGGCTGGAAAACCTACTGGCGCTCACCGGGCGAGGGCGGCGTCGCGCCGTCTATTGCCTGGAAGGGCGCCATGCCAACCGTGGACTGGTTCTGGCCCACGCCTGCGCGTTTTGAAGTCGCCAACATTACTACCCAGGGCTATCACGATCGGGTGACGTTCCCGATGGTGGTGCGCGGTACGTCACCGGCTACGCTGAACGGCGTTTTGACGCTGTCGACCTGTAGCAACGTTTGTCTGCTGACAGATTATCCCTTTTCTGTGACGCCTTCTGTCCTGGACGCCACCTTTGCCCATGACTATGCACAGGCCATGGGGCAGATCCCACTTGCCAGTGGTCTGACGGATTCTCTGCACGCCGGGGCGCGCGCCGGAGAACTGGTCGTCGAGGCGCAGCGTAAGGGCGGCTGGTCTACACCGGGGTTGTACCTGGATACTGTCGATGAGGCGGACTTTGGCATGCCGACAATGCGCGTGGAGGGTGAAACGCTGCGCGCCACGATCCCGGTGCATGACAGCTGGGGTGAGGGTGCGCCGGATCTGCGCGGTAAATCGCTCACGCTGGTGCTGGCAGATAACGGTGTCGCTCAGGAAAGTCGTCTTGTCATTGGTGACGCGCCGGCAGCAGAAAGCGCGGCGCTCCCGCTGTGGCAGGTGGTGTTGATGGCGCTTCTGGGCGGGCTTATCCTCAACCTGATGCCCTGCGTGCTGCCGGTTCTTGGGATGAAGCTGGGTTCAATTTTACTCGTCGAGGAGAAAAGCCGTCGCCAGGTTCGCCGCCAGTTTCTGGCTTCGGTGGCCGGAATAGTGGTCTCCTTTATGGCGTTGGCCGCGCTGATGACGGTGCTGCTGATGACCAATCAGGCACTCGGCTGGGGGATCCAGTTCCAGAGTCCGTGGTTTATCGGCGTGATGGTGCTGGTGATGCTGACGTTCAGTGCCAGCCTGTTCGGGCTGTTTGAATTCCGTTTACCTTCAAAGATGACCACTACGCTGGCGACCCACGGTGGCAATGGCCTGGCCGGTCATTTCTGGCAGGGCGCGTTTGCGACGCTGCTTGCCACGCCGTGCAGTGCGCCGTTCCTGGGTACGGCGGTGGCGGTGGCGCTAACGGCTTCACTACCCACGCTGTGGGGGCTGTTTCTGGCTCTAGGGCTGGGAATGAGTTTACCGTGGCTGCTGGTGGCGCTGCGCCCGGGTCTGGCACTGCGTTTACCGCGTCCGGGACGCTGGATGACTATCCTGCGGCGTTTGCTCGGGGTGATGATGCTCGGTTCAGCCATCTGGCTGGCAACGTTGCTGCTCCCGCATCTGGGGTTTACCAGCCAAAGTGCTGCCAAAGAGAGCGTCAACTGGCAGCCGCTTAGTGAACAGGCCATTACCGACGCGCTGGCTCAGCATAAACGTGTTTTTATCGATGTGACCGCCGACTGGTGTATTACCTGTAAGGTCAACAAATTCAACGTCTTGAATAAAGAAGACGTGCAGGCCGCCCTGCAGCAGCCAGATGTGGTGGCACTGCGCGGTGACTGGACACTGCCCTCTGAAGCAATTACCGAATTTCTAAAAAAACGCGGCCAGGTTGCTGTGCCGTTTAACCAAATTTATGGCCCCGGCATGCCGGAAGGCCAGGCGTTACCGACGCTGTTAACCCGCGATGCGGTGTTAAACATGCTGGTAGATGCTAAAGGAGTCACGCCATGA